Proteins encoded in a region of the Bradyrhizobium sp. CB3481 genome:
- a CDS encoding MmgE/PrpD family protein codes for MAQETATLAAYVADLKFADIPPEVLERAKVLTLDFLGSAIRARRDAESTPSLLNMLEALALDGKGEATVFGDSKTWTPAVAALLNGALGHSLDFDDTHADSSLHPSAPVVPAAFAVGEMVGASGRDVLTAIVAGYEVCCRLGNALDPTSHYARGFHPTATAGTYGAAAAAGKLFGLSKDQIISAFGVSGSQAAGSLQFLVNGAWNKRYQVGAAAMNGVIAATLARNNFIGSTESVEGKHGLLVGYSDDAHPDKAIADLGKTYETLKIGVKPYPSCRYTHAALDALIAMRREHNLTPDQIKRVEIGLHRNGITLTGDAPTKRHPTSIVGGQFSMYFTGALALDQGSFGWDDYQRLGDAAINALADKFEVVQDDRLEIGRTHPFGARVSITTDDGVHERLYADPSGEPNTFPDAQAMQQKFLTLARPVLNGRADQLADAILSLERFDRVEQATQLGRQ; via the coding sequence ATGGCCCAGGAAACCGCAACGCTCGCCGCTTATGTCGCCGACCTGAAATTTGCGGATATTCCGCCGGAAGTGCTGGAACGCGCCAAGGTACTGACGCTTGATTTCCTCGGCAGCGCAATCCGGGCCCGGCGCGATGCGGAATCCACCCCCTCGCTGCTCAACATGCTGGAAGCGCTGGCGCTCGACGGCAAGGGCGAGGCCACCGTGTTCGGCGATTCCAAGACCTGGACGCCCGCGGTCGCTGCGCTGCTCAATGGCGCGCTCGGCCACTCCCTCGATTTCGACGACACCCATGCCGATTCCTCGCTGCATCCGAGCGCGCCCGTGGTGCCGGCCGCCTTTGCGGTCGGCGAGATGGTTGGCGCCTCCGGGCGCGATGTGCTGACGGCTATCGTCGCCGGTTATGAGGTGTGCTGCCGGCTCGGCAACGCGCTCGATCCGACCTCGCATTATGCGCGCGGCTTCCACCCGACCGCGACCGCCGGAACCTATGGCGCCGCGGCGGCAGCCGGCAAATTGTTCGGCCTCTCCAAGGACCAGATCATCTCCGCGTTCGGCGTTTCCGGCAGCCAGGCGGCGGGCTCGCTGCAGTTCCTGGTCAACGGCGCCTGGAACAAGCGTTATCAAGTCGGCGCCGCCGCGATGAACGGCGTGATCGCCGCGACCTTGGCACGAAATAATTTCATCGGCTCGACCGAATCGGTCGAGGGCAAGCACGGGCTGCTGGTTGGCTACAGCGACGATGCCCATCCCGACAAGGCCATCGCCGACCTCGGCAAGACCTATGAGACGCTGAAGATCGGCGTAAAGCCCTATCCGAGCTGCCGCTACACCCATGCTGCGCTGGATGCGCTGATCGCGATGCGCCGCGAGCACAATCTGACGCCGGACCAGATCAAGCGCGTCGAGATCGGTCTGCATCGCAACGGCATCACGCTGACGGGCGATGCCCCGACCAAGCGGCATCCGACCTCGATCGTCGGCGGGCAGTTTTCGATGTACTTCACTGGCGCACTCGCGCTCGATCAGGGCAGCTTTGGCTGGGACGACTACCAGCGGCTCGGCGACGCCGCGATCAACGCGCTCGCCGACAAGTTCGAGGTGGTGCAGGACGATCGCCTCGAGATCGGCCGCACCCACCCCTTCGGCGCGCGCGTCTCGATCACCACCGACGATGGCGTGCACGAGCGGCTCTATGCCGATCCCTCAGGCGAGCCGAATACGTTCCCAGATGCGCAGGCGATGCAGCAGAAATTCCTCACCCTCGCCCGCCCCGTGCTGAACGGCCGCGCCGACCAGCTCGCGGATGCGATCCTGTCGCTGGAGAGGTTTGATCGTGTCGAGCAGGCCACACAGCTGGGGCGGCAGTAA
- a CDS encoding DUF1330 domain-containing protein: MPKAYWIVRVSVRDQQRYPEYLAAARSAFEKFGANFIVRGGAFEVMEGEARDRNVVVEFSDRATARACYDSPEYSAAKIIRQKYADADFIIIEGAA, encoded by the coding sequence ATGCCAAAGGCCTATTGGATTGTCCGCGTTTCGGTGCGGGATCAGCAGCGTTATCCTGAATATCTGGCGGCGGCGCGGTCGGCCTTCGAAAAATTTGGCGCCAATTTTATTGTGCGCGGCGGTGCCTTTGAGGTGATGGAAGGCGAGGCGCGCGACCGCAACGTCGTGGTCGAGTTTTCCGATCGCGCGACGGCAAGGGCCTGCTACGACAGCCCGGAATACAGCGCGGCAAAAATCATCCGGCAGAAATATGCCGACGCCGACTTCATCATCATCGAGGGCGCTGCTTGA
- a CDS encoding DUF1127 domain-containing protein, with product MSCGHHGHPVIWPPCWEALSPAQQATLTRRLVRRAHAARSRAIGMLLLGWARVLNYRQRERDLATLSAMDDMMLRDIGVNRCQLRGAIRSGTDLKPSR from the coding sequence ATGAGTTGCGGTCACCACGGTCATCCCGTCATCTGGCCTCCATGCTGGGAGGCGCTCTCGCCCGCGCAGCAAGCCACGCTGACCCGTCGACTTGTGCGCCGCGCGCATGCGGCGCGCTCGCGCGCGATTGGCATGCTGCTGCTCGGGTGGGCGCGCGTCCTCAATTATCGGCAGCGCGAGCGCGACCTCGCCACGCTCTCGGCGATGGACGACATGATGCTTAGGGATATCGGCGTGAACCGGTGTCAGCTTCGCGGCGCGATACGGTCGGGAACCGACCTGAAGCCCTCCCGCTAA
- a CDS encoding LysR family transcriptional regulator: MDLSDLRIFTAVVREGGITRAADKLNRVQSNVTTRIRQLELDLDVDLFIREGKRLHLAPAGQLLLGYAERLLALADEARASIKDPHPRGVFRLGATESTAAVRLPSAINEYSRRHPEVTLELRIGNPVTLSAAILAGEIDAALVSEPIADAPFEKIPTFEEELVIVSAAGQPPVGRKGCFPGTMIAFEHGCPYRKRLENWYASHGEMPARTVELGSYHAMLGCIVAGMGIALLPKSVLTTFPESKRLTVHRLPPGQNRSSTVLIWRKGAGSPNIEALRQILSRSRNGKA, encoded by the coding sequence ATGGACCTGTCCGACTTGCGAATCTTCACCGCGGTCGTCCGCGAAGGCGGCATCACCCGCGCGGCCGACAAGCTCAACCGTGTCCAATCCAACGTCACCACCCGGATTCGGCAGCTGGAGCTTGATCTGGACGTCGACCTCTTCATTCGCGAAGGCAAGCGACTTCATCTCGCGCCGGCGGGCCAATTATTGCTCGGCTACGCCGAACGCCTGCTCGCGCTCGCCGACGAGGCCCGCGCCTCGATCAAGGACCCGCATCCCCGCGGCGTGTTCCGCCTCGGCGCGACGGAAAGCACGGCCGCCGTCAGGCTGCCCAGTGCAATCAATGAATACAGCCGTCGCCATCCCGAGGTGACGCTGGAGCTGCGCATTGGCAATCCTGTAACGCTCTCTGCTGCCATCCTTGCCGGCGAGATCGACGCGGCGCTGGTCTCCGAGCCAATTGCGGACGCGCCGTTTGAGAAGATTCCGACATTCGAGGAGGAGCTCGTGATCGTGTCAGCAGCGGGCCAGCCGCCGGTCGGCCGCAAAGGTTGCTTTCCCGGCACGATGATCGCGTTCGAGCATGGCTGTCCGTACCGCAAGCGGCTGGAGAACTGGTACGCCAGCCATGGCGAGATGCCGGCGCGGACCGTTGAGCTTGGCTCCTATCACGCGATGTTGGGCTGCATCGTCGCCGGCATGGGAATCGCGCTGCTGCCCAAGAGTGTGCTGACAACTTTCCCCGAGAGCAAGCGACTCACCGTGCATCGCCTGCCGCCAGGCCAGAACCGCTCCAGCACAGTGCTGATCTGGCGTAAGGGTGCCGGCTCTCCAAACATCGAGGCATTGCGCCAGATCCTGTCGCGGTCGAGAAATGGCAAGGCGTGA
- a CDS encoding serine hydrolase, whose protein sequence is MTRRNLILILAASTALSGLALTAARARDVPKVATGFVANVLCTETFVSGLDAARVFAETTSAMPGAGLISWALDYRVDRARRDVTVTLLGLGRSHAVYRGEGLGCYLDHGSAAIDIVLPLPEARPALLPEIAGPSIVLPQTAKLTAALDRAFAEPDKSTPRNTRAIVVLKDGRIIAERYAEGIGIDTPLLGFSATKSVISALAGILVHKGTLKLHEPVPIVAWRGAGDARGAITLDHLLRHTAGLALGSSLQASLASALEPVNGMKFMEPDMATYAESMPLASAPGETWNYHDGNTVILAHLIRQAAGGRAADMMRFARQELFEPLGMRHVTLEFDASGNADGSSQLLASARDWARFGQLYLNDGMAGGKRILPEGWVKYSATPTPSAWVGQGAGFWTNQGDSFGATYRTERGWPRDAFFAKGTIGQYVIVVPSERLVIVRLGRSPNWPPEADGVFDLVRDVVAATGAKGKLAAGN, encoded by the coding sequence GTGACCAGACGAAATCTTATTCTCATCCTCGCCGCCTCGACGGCCCTCAGTGGGCTTGCGCTCACAGCCGCCCGCGCCCGCGATGTGCCGAAGGTTGCGACCGGCTTTGTCGCCAATGTGCTTTGCACCGAGACCTTCGTTTCCGGGCTCGATGCGGCGCGGGTGTTCGCGGAGACGACGTCCGCCATGCCGGGTGCGGGCTTGATCTCCTGGGCCCTCGATTACCGCGTCGACCGTGCGCGCAGGGACGTCACCGTGACGCTGCTCGGCCTCGGCCGCAGCCACGCCGTCTATCGCGGCGAAGGCCTCGGCTGCTATCTCGACCACGGTAGCGCAGCAATCGACATTGTGCTGCCGCTGCCCGAGGCCAGGCCGGCGCTGCTGCCGGAAATCGCCGGGCCATCGATCGTGTTGCCGCAGACGGCAAAACTCACCGCAGCGCTCGATCGCGCCTTTGCCGAGCCGGACAAATCTACGCCGCGCAACACCCGCGCGATCGTGGTTCTGAAGGATGGCCGCATCATTGCCGAGCGCTACGCCGAGGGTATCGGTATCGATACGCCGCTGCTCGGCTTCTCCGCGACCAAGTCGGTCATCTCGGCACTGGCCGGCATCCTCGTGCACAAGGGCACGCTGAAGCTGCATGAGCCCGTGCCGATCGTCGCATGGCGCGGCGCCGGCGATGCGAGAGGTGCGATCACGCTCGATCATTTGCTGCGCCACACCGCGGGGCTCGCGCTCGGCAGCTCGCTGCAGGCATCGCTGGCCTCCGCGCTTGAGCCGGTGAATGGCATGAAATTCATGGAGCCGGATATGGCGACATATGCGGAAAGCATGCCGCTGGCCTCCGCACCCGGCGAGACATGGAATTATCACGACGGCAATACCGTCATCCTCGCGCATCTGATCCGTCAGGCCGCCGGTGGCCGCGCCGCCGACATGATGCGCTTTGCACGGCAGGAATTGTTCGAGCCGCTCGGCATGCGCCACGTCACGCTCGAATTCGATGCGTCGGGCAATGCGGACGGCTCGAGCCAGCTGCTGGCCAGCGCGCGCGACTGGGCGCGCTTCGGCCAGCTCTATCTCAATGACGGCATGGCTGGCGGCAAGCGCATCCTGCCTGAGGGTTGGGTGAAGTATTCGGCAACGCCGACGCCGAGCGCCTGGGTGGGGCAGGGAGCGGGGTTCTGGACCAATCAAGGCGACAGTTTTGGCGCGACCTATCGCACCGAGCGCGGCTGGCCGCGCGATGCGTTTTTCGCCAAGGGAACGATCGGCCAGTACGTGATCGTCGTGCCGTCCGAACGGCTAGTGATCGTCCGGCTCGGCCGCTCGCCGAACTGGCCGCCGGAAGCCGACGGCGTGTTCGATCTCGTGCGCGATGTTGTTGCGGCGACGGGAGCCAAAGGAAAGCTGGCGGCCGGGAATTGA
- a CDS encoding helix-turn-helix domain-containing protein, with amino-acid sequence MPLATIDIAFRAATVALLLVLAVSLYRGFGTVLAGRLAAAFAVGSAAHAVTSSIGTASPASGAFAPVIALATGNVVVFWLFARALFGDEFRLRWWHGLIWIAVVVLSLANCLFIAPAAMTGSKGTTFVGEGAVAIFSTMRILFVAINVIALGFIALAVAQTIASWSADLVEGRRRVRVFIVSAAALYGGLNAVLQIVLSGHGASELANTLNSAALAAVVGSIAIAMMRVDGADLFPVAPESKVDATETAAAESSAADQKLIDALMRLMSDERIYRHDNITIGTLATRLAIPEYRLRRLINQRLGYRNFNVFLNEHRIAEAKAALADPSQAEVPVITIAMDAGFQSLGPFNRAFKAITGVTPTEYRRLKASAA; translated from the coding sequence ATGCCACTTGCCACCATCGACATTGCCTTCCGAGCCGCCACCGTGGCGCTGCTGCTGGTGCTGGCAGTATCGCTGTATCGCGGCTTCGGCACCGTGCTGGCGGGACGGCTGGCCGCGGCTTTCGCCGTCGGATCGGCGGCGCATGCCGTGACCTCGTCGATCGGCACGGCATCGCCGGCGTCGGGGGCGTTTGCACCCGTGATCGCGCTGGCGACCGGCAATGTGGTTGTCTTCTGGCTGTTTGCCCGCGCGCTGTTCGGCGATGAGTTCAGGTTGCGATGGTGGCATGGGCTGATCTGGATTGCGGTTGTCGTGCTCAGCCTGGCGAATTGCCTGTTCATTGCACCAGCCGCGATGACAGGGAGCAAGGGGACCACCTTCGTCGGCGAAGGGGCGGTGGCCATCTTCTCCACGATGCGAATATTGTTCGTTGCGATCAACGTGATCGCGCTTGGCTTCATCGCGTTGGCGGTTGCGCAGACCATCGCCTCATGGTCGGCCGATCTGGTCGAAGGTCGCCGCCGGGTGCGTGTCTTCATCGTCAGTGCTGCCGCACTCTATGGCGGGCTGAACGCGGTCCTGCAGATCGTGCTGTCCGGCCACGGCGCGTCCGAACTTGCTAATACCTTGAATTCGGCGGCGCTGGCTGCGGTGGTGGGATCGATCGCGATCGCGATGATGCGCGTCGACGGCGCTGATCTGTTTCCGGTCGCGCCCGAATCCAAGGTCGACGCAACCGAAACGGCCGCCGCCGAATCCAGCGCTGCCGACCAGAAACTGATCGACGCGCTGATGCGCCTGATGTCCGACGAGCGCATCTATCGCCACGACAACATCACCATCGGCACGCTCGCGACCCGCCTTGCCATTCCCGAATACCGGCTGCGGCGGCTGATCAACCAGCGGCTCGGCTATCGCAATTTCAATGTGTTTCTCAACGAGCACCGGATTGCGGAGGCGAAGGCGGCGCTCGCTGATCCGAGCCAGGCCGAGGTCCCCGTCATCACCATTGCGATGGATGCCGGCTTCCAGTCGCTCGGCCCGTTCAACCGGGCCTTCAAGGCCATCACCGGCGTTACGCCGACCGAATACCGTCGGCTCAAGGCCAGCGCGGCCTAG
- a CDS encoding pirin family protein yields the protein MSWQPSNDPVLGDPRTCDALDLIIVPRTRDLGDGFAVRRALPHGKRQMVGPFIFFDHFGPVQFMAGKGMDVRPHPHIGLATVTYLFDGSIMHRDSEGNIQEIQPGAMNLMTAGRGIAHSERTPDVQRRDGQKMLGLQSWIALPAGSEEIAPSFQHYAAEALPTVKESGFTARIIAGNGFGVKSPVSMVSPWFYTEVTAQAGTSVPLDPDHEERAIYLVDGEVEITGERYESPRLLIFRPGDRITLKAVRPTRMMFLGGDALEGPRHIWWNFVSSSKERIEQAKQDWKTGRFAAVPQEHEFIPLPE from the coding sequence ATGAGCTGGCAACCTTCCAACGATCCCGTGCTCGGCGATCCCAGAACCTGCGATGCGCTCGACCTCATCATCGTGCCGCGCACCCGCGACCTCGGCGACGGCTTTGCGGTGCGGCGCGCGCTGCCGCATGGCAAGCGGCAAATGGTCGGGCCCTTCATCTTTTTCGATCATTTCGGCCCGGTGCAGTTCATGGCCGGCAAGGGCATGGACGTGCGGCCGCATCCGCATATCGGGCTCGCCACCGTCACCTATCTGTTCGACGGCTCGATCATGCACCGCGACAGCGAGGGCAACATCCAGGAGATCCAGCCCGGCGCGATGAACCTGATGACGGCGGGGCGCGGCATCGCGCATTCCGAACGCACGCCCGACGTGCAGCGCCGCGACGGCCAGAAGATGCTGGGCCTGCAGAGCTGGATCGCACTGCCGGCGGGATCGGAGGAAATCGCGCCGTCGTTCCAGCACTACGCCGCCGAGGCGCTGCCGACCGTGAAGGAGAGCGGCTTCACCGCACGCATCATCGCAGGGAACGGGTTTGGCGTGAAATCGCCGGTCAGCATGGTCTCGCCCTGGTTCTACACCGAGGTGACCGCGCAGGCCGGGACCAGCGTGCCGCTCGACCCCGACCATGAGGAGCGCGCGATCTATCTGGTCGACGGCGAGGTCGAGATCACGGGCGAGCGTTACGAGAGCCCGCGCCTGTTGATCTTCCGGCCCGGCGACCGCATCACCCTAAAGGCCGTGCGGCCGACGCGGATGATGTTTTTGGGCGGCGACGCGCTGGAAGGGCCGCGGCACATCTGGTGGAATTTCGTCTCCTCCAGCAAGGAGCGGATCGAGCAGGCCAAACAGGACTGGAAAACCGGCCGGTTTGCCGCCGTTCCGCAAGAACATGAGTTCATTCCGCTGCCGGAGTGA
- a CDS encoding phosphoribosylaminoimidazolesuccinocarboxamide synthase: MNAMLASDLPLPRIDRGKVRDIYAVGSDCVLLLTTDRISAFDVVMAETIPMKGAVLTQISAWWFRQLEGVVPHHMISADADEIIRKVPALKDHRADILGRAMLCKRTTVFPVECVIRGYISGSAWKEYATSGTLAGEELKPGLVESEKLDAPIFSPATKAETGHDENITVARVREIVGNDIAGKLESMARTVYNFGERIARHHGIIIADTKFEFGRAADGRIILIDEVMTPDSSRFWAADVYKPGRPQPSFDKQPLRDYLDAERKAGRWNGDAPPPPLPASVVDATSKRYLEAYQRVTGDELQI, from the coding sequence ATGAACGCGATGCTCGCCAGCGATTTGCCTCTGCCCCGGATCGACCGCGGCAAGGTGCGCGATATCTATGCCGTCGGCAGCGACTGCGTGCTGCTGCTCACCACCGACCGCATCAGCGCGTTCGACGTTGTCATGGCCGAGACCATCCCGATGAAAGGCGCAGTGCTGACGCAGATCAGCGCGTGGTGGTTCCGCCAGCTCGAGGGTGTGGTGCCACACCACATGATCAGCGCCGACGCCGACGAGATCATCCGCAAGGTGCCGGCCCTGAAAGATCATCGCGCCGATATTCTGGGGCGCGCGATGCTGTGCAAGCGCACCACCGTCTTCCCGGTGGAATGCGTGATCCGCGGCTATATCTCCGGCTCGGCCTGGAAGGAATATGCCACGTCCGGCACCCTCGCTGGCGAAGAACTCAAGCCGGGCCTCGTCGAGAGCGAGAAGCTGGATGCGCCGATCTTCAGCCCGGCGACCAAGGCCGAGACCGGGCATGACGAGAACATCACGGTCGCGCGGGTGCGCGAGATCGTCGGCAATGACATCGCCGGGAAGCTCGAGAGCATGGCGCGCACGGTCTATAATTTCGGCGAGCGGATCGCCCGTCATCACGGCATCATCATCGCCGACACCAAGTTCGAATTCGGCCGCGCCGCCGACGGCCGCATCATCCTGATCGACGAGGTGATGACGCCGGATAGTTCGCGCTTCTGGGCCGCCGACGTCTACAAGCCCGGCCGACCGCAGCCCTCCTTCGACAAGCAGCCGCTGCGCGACTATCTCGACGCCGAGCGAAAGGCCGGCCGCTGGAACGGCGATGCGCCGCCCCCGCCGCTGCCCGCCAGCGTGGTGGATGCGACCAGCAAGCGCTATCTCGAAGCGTACCAGCGCGTGACCGGGGATGAGTTGCAGATCTAG
- a CDS encoding crotonase/enoyl-CoA hydratase family protein, translating into MSEENSVLVERDGPITIVSINRPHCRNAVDGATARKLYDAFLAFDADENASVAVFTGTGGYFCAGADLKAVAAGDPNKKRELGGHDSIAPMGPSRLRLSKPVIAAVEGFAVAGGMELALWADMRVVAEDATFGIFCRRFGVPLIDLGTIRLPRLIGHSQAIDLILTGRPVGAQEALRMGLANRVVGRGEAVAHAITLAREIAAFPQKCLRADRLSALRQWDLSEEEAIDNEMRGGLAVIASGETLSGATRFASGIGRHGAFASDASD; encoded by the coding sequence ATGTCCGAAGAAAACTCCGTCCTCGTCGAACGCGACGGCCCCATCACCATCGTGTCCATCAACCGCCCGCATTGCCGTAACGCCGTCGACGGCGCGACTGCGCGCAAATTGTATGACGCTTTCCTCGCCTTCGATGCCGACGAGAACGCATCCGTTGCGGTGTTCACCGGTACCGGCGGCTATTTCTGCGCCGGCGCCGATCTCAAAGCCGTGGCGGCGGGCGATCCCAACAAGAAGCGCGAGCTCGGCGGGCACGATTCGATCGCGCCGATGGGGCCGAGCCGGCTGCGGCTGTCGAAGCCGGTGATCGCGGCGGTCGAGGGCTTTGCGGTAGCCGGCGGCATGGAGCTGGCGCTGTGGGCCGATATGCGCGTCGTCGCTGAGGATGCGACCTTCGGCATCTTCTGCCGCCGCTTCGGCGTGCCCTTGATCGATCTCGGCACCATCCGCCTGCCGCGGTTGATCGGCCATTCGCAGGCGATCGACCTGATCCTCACCGGACGTCCGGTCGGCGCACAGGAGGCGCTGCGCATGGGCCTCGCCAACCGCGTCGTCGGCCGCGGCGAGGCGGTGGCGCATGCGATCACGCTGGCGCGGGAGATCGCGGCGTTTCCGCAAAAATGCCTGCGCGCCGATCGGCTGTCGGCGCTGCGGCAGTGGGACCTTTCGGAGGAAGAGGCGATCGACAACGAGATGCGCGGCGGCCTTGCCGTCATCGCCTCGGGCGAAACGCTGTCGGGCGCGACGCGCTTCGCCTCCGGCATCGGACGTCATGGCGCGTTCGCCAGTGACGCCAGCGATTGA
- a CDS encoding NAD-dependent succinate-semialdehyde dehydrogenase, translating to MNPPVAARAQSAQPSLHDRLKDPTLLRDRCYIDGAWVGTPSRPVTNPVNGVELAKVPAFSTAEATQAVEAAERAFPSWAKQTAKQRSNILRKWFELIAANREDLALILTSEQGKPLAEALGEVDIGGAYVEFFAEEARRVYGETIPTQRPDARLLAIKQPIGVCGAITPWNFPCSMITRKVSPALAAGCTVVLKPANETPLTALALVALAEKAGVPKGVFNILTGNSSAIGKVLCEHPAVRFVGFTGSTEVGKILYQQASVGVKKLGLELGGNAPFVVFDDADIDAAVEGAIVSKYRNMGQTCVCANRLYAQDKIYDEFVEKLSKKVAAMKIGDGTEQGVVQGPLINMDAVLKVEKHIDNAVKGGAKIVTGGKRHALGGSFFEPTVLSNVKPDALVAHEETFGPLAPVFRFKDEADVVAMCNNSPFGLASYFYSRDLGRVWRVAEALESGMVGVNTGLITTEVAPFGGVKESGLGREGSHHGMEEYVEIKYVMMAGV from the coding sequence ATGAACCCACCCGTCGCCGCTCGCGCCCAATCCGCCCAGCCATCGCTGCACGACCGCCTGAAGGACCCCACGCTGCTGCGCGACCGCTGCTACATCGACGGCGCCTGGGTCGGCACGCCGTCGCGCCCGGTCACCAATCCCGTCAACGGCGTCGAGCTCGCCAAGGTGCCGGCCTTCAGCACGGCAGAAGCCACGCAGGCCGTCGAGGCTGCCGAGCGTGCGTTCCCGTCCTGGGCCAAGCAGACGGCAAAACAGCGCTCCAACATCCTGCGAAAATGGTTCGAGCTGATCGCCGCCAATCGCGAGGATCTTGCGCTGATCCTGACCTCCGAACAAGGCAAGCCGCTCGCGGAAGCGCTCGGCGAGGTCGATATCGGCGGCGCCTATGTCGAATTTTTTGCCGAGGAAGCCCGCCGCGTCTATGGCGAGACCATCCCGACCCAGCGTCCGGATGCGCGCCTGCTCGCGATCAAGCAGCCGATCGGCGTCTGCGGCGCGATCACACCGTGGAATTTCCCGTGCTCGATGATCACGCGAAAAGTCTCGCCGGCGCTTGCCGCCGGCTGCACCGTCGTGCTCAAGCCCGCCAATGAGACGCCGTTGACCGCGCTGGCGCTGGTCGCGCTGGCGGAAAAGGCCGGCGTGCCGAAGGGCGTGTTCAATATCCTGACCGGCAATTCATCCGCGATCGGCAAGGTGCTGTGCGAGCATCCGGCCGTGCGCTTCGTCGGCTTCACCGGCTCGACGGAAGTCGGCAAGATCCTCTACCAGCAGGCTTCGGTAGGCGTGAAGAAGCTCGGCCTCGAGCTCGGCGGCAACGCGCCGTTCGTGGTGTTCGACGATGCCGATATCGATGCGGCGGTGGAAGGCGCCATCGTCTCGAAATATCGCAACATGGGCCAGACCTGCGTCTGCGCCAACCGCCTCTACGCCCAGGACAAGATCTACGACGAGTTCGTCGAGAAGCTGTCCAAGAAGGTCGCGGCGATGAAGATCGGCGACGGCACGGAGCAGGGCGTAGTGCAGGGCCCATTGATCAACATGGATGCGGTGCTCAAGGTCGAAAAACATATCGATAACGCGGTGAAGGGCGGCGCCAAGATCGTCACCGGCGGCAAGCGCCACGCACTTGGCGGCAGCTTCTTCGAGCCGACGGTGCTGTCGAATGTCAAGCCCGACGCGCTGGTCGCGCATGAGGAAACGTTCGGACCTTTGGCGCCGGTGTTCCGCTTCAAGGATGAGGCGGATGTCGTCGCGATGTGCAACAACTCGCCGTTCGGACTCGCTTCTTACTTTTACTCCCGCGATCTCGGCCGTGTCTGGCGCGTCGCCGAAGCGCTGGAATCGGGCATGGTAGGCGTCAACACCGGGCTCATCACCACCGAAGTCGCGCCGTTCGGCGGCGTGAAGGAGAGTGGCCTCGGCCGCGAAGGCTCGCATCACGGCATGGAGGAATATGTCGAGATCAAATATGTGATGATGGCGGGGGTTTAG